Within Bacillota bacterium, the genomic segment GTATTTGCTATTAGTTCATAAAGAGTTCACAAATTTTGATTATAATCGGTGTTGACTCGCGAAGCGGGGAGTTATACAATAGCAACATCTGACCGACCGGTCGGCCGGATGAATTGTCGACAAGGAGCTGATATGGTGTTCTCAAGTTTTAGTGTTAAAAAGCCTTATACCGTGGTCGTCGCGGTAGTGATTGTATTAATCTTGGGCGTAGTCTCATTGATGAATATGACTACCGATTTATTGCCCAGTATGAACTTACCCTATGCTGTGGTCGTTACATCTTATGGCGGGGCCAGCCCGGAAGAGGTGGAGTCGGTTGTCACCAGTTCGGTTGAGCAATCAATGGCATCCCTCGCCAATATCCGCAATATAAGTTCGATATCGCGAGAGAACATGTCCATGGTTATCTTGGAGTTTTCCGCCAATGTGAACATGGATAGCGTGTTTGTCGAGATGCGGGAAAGTCTCGATATGATTATGACTTACATGCCCGACGAAGTGGGCACGCCGATGATGTTGAAACTGAACCCGGACATGCTGCCGGTTATGGTCATGTCTGTGGCGATGGAAGGGCAGGAGATCAGTGAGTCCTCACAATTTATCTCCGACAACATCCTGCATGAATTCGAAAGCATCGAGGGTGTTGCTTCGGTTTCCGCTTCTGGCCTGGTGGATAACAGCATCCACGTGATTATCAATGAAGAGAAGATTGAAGAATTGAATGCTGAACTGGCGTTGATGCTTCAGACCTTTGGGTTAGATCAGGAGTTTCCGGAGATTGCTATCGACCGGGATATGGTGGCCGGAATTCTCCAGGGCCAGAACTTCAGCATGCCGGCCGGTTATATTACTGAGGATGGTGTGGATTACTTGGTTCGGACCGGGGAAAAGATTGGTGATGTTGATGAATTAAAAGAACTGGTTGTCATGCCGTTGCCAATCCCCGGCGTTGACCCGGTGAAGATTGAGGATGTCGCTGATGTTGTTGTCACCGACACATCCGGCACCATGTATTCGCGCTTAAACGGCAACGCAGCCGTAACTTTAACAATCCAGAAACAGGCGGAATACTCGACAGCCGATGTCGCCAGCCGTATCAGGGAGCGCATGGACTCGGTTGAGGAGCGCCATGAAGGTGTGGAACTTGTCGCCCTGATGGACCAGGGAGTCTATGTGGACATGGTCGTGGGCTCGATTACAACTAACTTGCTGATTGGCGGAGCCCTGGCGGTGCTGATCCTGCTCTTGTTCCTCCGGGACATCCGGCCGACAATCGTTGTTGCCTTTGCGATCCCAATCAGTCTCGTCACGGCTTTGGTTCTGATGTACTTCAGCGGCGTCACACTGAACATCATCTCCATGGGAGGACTCGCCCTTGGTGTGGGGATGTTGGTGGATAACTCGATTGTTGTGATTGAAAACATCTACCGCATGCGGGGCGAAGGCAAGAGCGCCAAGGAGGCTGCCGTCAAGGGGGCAAAGGAAGTGTCGGGCGCAATCGCTGCTTCGACCCTGACAACGGTATCCGTTTTTGTGCCGATTCTCTTTACCCAGGGCTTTACCCGGCAGATCTTTGCCGATATGGGGTTGACCATTGCCTTTTCGCTGTTGGCCAGCTTGCTGGTGGCGTTGTCCCTGGTGCCGATGATTGCCTCGCATATTATTACTAAAGAAGTTAAGCGAGAAGAGAAGAAACTTGATGCAGTGAAGGCCTGGTACACCAAGGTGCTGGAATTTTCCCTGCGGCGCAAGTGGATTGTGCTGGCGACAGTCGTAATTCTGTTTGTCGGCAGTATAGTCGGCGCCTTTAGCATGGGGACCGAATTTTTCCCGGCTTCCGATACCGGGCAGTTGATGGTTGACATTCGCATGCCCGAGGGAAGTGAGTTTGATGAGACAGTAGCCGTTGCCGATGAAGTTGCTGCAATAATTGGCGACATCGATTATGTGGACCACGTCGGCGCTTCCCTGGGCGGGGCCGGCGGAATGATGGGCATGGGCTTTGGCGGCGGTGGTGGCTCTACCGAGCGGGTCTCCATTTATGTGCTTGTCGATGAGGAAAATATCAACCGTACGTCGGATATTGTACGGGAGATTCGGGAGCAAACCGAGCATATTACCGCTGAGGTATCTGTAGGCGACTCCGGCGCCGACATGAGCGCGATGATGGGTAGCGGTGTTTCTATCAGTGTCAGCGGCCGTGACTTTGAAACTCTGGAAGCCGTGGCCCATGATATCGCCGAAATCGTTGCATCGGTGGAAGGAACTACAGAAGTTTCCGATGGCATTGACCGGAGTGAGCCGGAAATTCGGGTGATTGTCGACAAGGAGAAAAGTATCCAGCACGGACTGACAGTTGCCCAGGTGTTCATGGAACTTTCCGGGCTGCTGCAAGAAGATGGCGTCGATACCACCATCAGCGTTGGCAACATTGACTACGATGTGCGGGTAAAGGACAGCGCTGAAGAGCAGTCTCTGACCCGGGAGGATATTGAGAACCTTGTTATATCGACGCCCCAGGGCGAAGCAGTTGCCCTGAGCGAGATTGCTTCAGTCGAGAGTGGCGTCGGTTATCGGGCAATCAACCGGGAAAACCAGCAGCGGACTTTAACCGTCACGGCTGACTTGGAAGAAGGCTATAACATTGGCCTGGTTAGTCGGGAGATCAGTGATAACTTGGATGATTACAACGTTCCAGATGGTTACCGGGTGCGAATCGGCGGCGAACAGGAAATGATCAACGATACCTTTAGAGATCTGTTCCTGATGTTGGCCATGGGCGTTGCCTTCATCTACCTGATTATGGTCGCCCAGTTCCAGTCCCTGCTCTCACCTTTCATCGTCATGTTCACCATTCCCCTAGCCTTCACCGGCGGATTCCTGGCCCTGATTGTCACGGGCAGCCCGGTCAGCGTCGTGGCCTTTATCGGGTTGATCATTCTCACCGGTGTGGTCGTGAACAACGGGATTGTGTTTGTTGACTATATCAACATTCTCCGGGAATCCGGCCTGCCGAAAAAAGAGGCGATTGTCCGGGCAGGCAACGTGCGTTTGCGGCCGATTGTCATGACCGCCCTCACTACAATTATTGCTCTGTCTACCATGTCGGTGGGCATGGGCACAGGCACTGAAATGATTCAGCCCATGGCTGTTACTGCCATCGGCGGCCTGATCTATGCTACCTTCCTCACCTTGATTTTAATTCCCGTCCTCTACGATATAATGAACAGGAAGGAAATAATTGTGCAAGAGGAAATGTCCTAAATGTCTAAGGACAAAAAAACTCTCATATACGAGGCAGCTTTAAGCCTCGTATATGAGAATTATGACATGAGCCGGATTAAAGTCGCCGACATTGCCGAACGGGCAAGCATCGGCAAGGGGACTGTCTACGAGTATTTTGACAGCAAAGAACAAGTGATTGGCGAAGCTTTAATCTATATGTTTGAGAAGGGCGTTGAGGAGTTTCAGTTTGACGAAAACGTGGGTTTTAAAGAGACCTATCTTGGGTTTTTAAGGAACATCAGCTCAATGATTAACAGAAATATGTTTGAGTTTATGACGCTAAATAAACAGGACTTAGATTCCCATGCGACGATTAAGGCAATTATTGTCGAGCTGATTGAACAGGTCAGGCAAAGATATATCGAAATCTTTGAGCAGTTGGTGGACAAGAGCGTGCAAGAAAGGATTGTTAAGGAAAAACCCAGCCGCTTTGATTGGGAGATTGCCGTACTCAGCTCGATGAATTGTATATTTCTCTACAAACAATACGGCGGCAAGTTTTATCAGTTGAATAATGAAGAAGTGTTGGAAAAGGGATATAACACCTATGTTAAGCTTTTGAATTAGAAATGGGCTGCCCGAGATTCAGTGTAAACTGACCTGGGCAGCCCAATTTTTTGCTTGGTATTTTGTTTAGGCAGTCAGTAATACCGCTTCTACATAGGCGGAAACAGCCAATAGCACAAGGCCGAGGGCCAGGAGTAGTTTCTCGCTTGCTTGCCAGTCAAGTTCCTTGAGCTTGCGCATCTGTGCCCACTGTTTGGCGGGGAAACGGCTTGAAACCAAGCCAGAGCAGAGCGGTCCTTTTGATTACCTCCCTGTTAAGCAATGGTTTCAGTATTTTGATCTGGATCACCCTTTCAAATACGTATGTTATGAATGGCTACATTAGTATTGTAGCTCTAACTTGATTGACTGGCAATTATATCCTATGGGTTGGATAATCGATTTTCGGGTGCATCATTTTCCATTAGTGTATTTCTGGTGCAGGAATACACTGTTGCTGTTACGAATATGTCAATAAGAAATGGGAGAGAAGTACATATGAGCTTCTTGTCCGAAGGAGGATGATGAATTTGCAAAAGAGACTGACCCGTGCCGAGGTTCCGGAGCATCTGACCTGGAATCTCAAGGACTTGTTCCCGGACAAAGATGCCTGGGAGCAGGAATTGGCTGCTGTGCCCGAGGCGATTTCCAGCGTCACTAGATTCAAGGGCCGGTTGGGAGACGGAGCTTCCGAGCTCTTGGCCTGTCTGGAAGCGGCAGAAAAGCTCCAGGTCCGGTTTTTCCGGGTCATGGGGTATGCATATTTGCTCCAGGCCGGTGACGGCACTGATTCTGACAATCAGGTGGCCATGGGCAAGGCCGCGGCCATGGGCGCTCGGCTGCAAGCAGAAACTTCGTTTATCCGCTCAGAAGCGTTGGCGCTGCCTGAGGGCACCCTCGAACAGTATCTACAGGCAGAACCCGGTCTCAAGGATTTTGAGCGGATGCTGGAGCAGATGATTGAGCAAAAGCCCTACACGCTGCATCCCGAAACCGAGAAAGCATTGGCCTCGCTAAGTGAGGTTTTGGACTCGCCCTCGCTGATTTATAACCGTTCCAAGGCAGCGGATATGAGCTTCGAGCCAATCCTGGATGGTGAAGGAAACAGCCACGAGATGTCCTTCGCTGTCTACGAGGAAGTGTTCGAGAAGTCACCTGATCCAGTGCTCCGGCGCAATGCCTGGAAATCCTTTAGCGAAGGTTTGAAGAAATATCAGAATACGTACGGCGCCACCTGGGGTACCGAGGTAAACAAAAAGGTGGTGTTGGCCAAGTTACGGGGCTATAAATCTGCAACTGAGATGATGCTCCACGGCCAGGAGGTTAGTCTAGAAGCTTACAACAACCTGCATGACATCATTCTTAAGGAACTTGCCCCCCATATGCGCCGTTACGCCAAGCTGCGCAAAGAGGTTCTGGGGCTGGATAAGCTCTATTACTGTGATATCGAGGCGCCCCTGGATCCGGATTTCAACCCGCCGGCCGATTTTGACGCCGCTTCTGAGTTGATTCTTAAAGGTTTGGAAGTGCTGGGGACGGAGTACACCGACATCATGGCCCAGGGCCTGAAGAACCGCTGGATTGACTTGGCGGACAATGTGGGCAAGTCCACAGGCGCTTTCTGTATGTCTGTGCCTGAGGCCCATCCCTATATCCTCGTGACCTGGAAGGACAGCATGCGCAACGTTCTGATTCTGGCCCACGAGCTTGGCCACGCCGGCCATGGGGAGCTGTCCCTGCGCTACCAGCGTCCCAGCAACGCCCGGGGCTCCCTGTTCTTTGTCGAGGCCCCTTCGATAATTAACGAGCTTTTGGTGGGGAATTACATTGCCTCCCAGTCCGATGATCCGCGCATGCGCCGCTGGTTGAATATGCAGTTCCTGATGACTTATCACCACAACTATGTTCGCCATCTTATCGAGGGCGAGCTTCAACGCCGCATCTATGTCCTGGCGGAACAGGGTCAGCCGATCACCGCCAACATCCTGAGCAAAGTGCAGGGCGAGATTCTCGACGAATTCTGGGGTGGCGAAGTGGAGATAGACGAAGGCGCCCGCCTGACCTGGATGCGTCAGCCCCACTACTACATGGGTCTCTATCCCTACAGCTACTCCGCCGGTCTGACCATCGGCACCGCTGTTGCCAAAGCGATTCGGGAAGAAGGGCAACCGGTTGTGGATAAATGGCTGGATGTCCTTAAGGCAGGTGGCACTAAGCCGCCGGTTGAGTTGGCAAAGATGGCCGGCGTCGACATGACCAAACCCGATGCAATCCGCACGGCTGTTGCTTATGTTGGCTCGCTAGTGGATGAAGTGGTAGCCAGTTTTAAATCTGAGTAAAGCGACTAATTCTTGTTTCCGGCAGTTTATCACCCTGGTATGGTCTTAACTGTACAAACAAGGGCCAGCGTGCTGGGCCTGAAGGAGGGATAGATTGAGAGTTATTAGTGGCAATCAAGTAATATATGCCCTGGGCGAGGACAAGGCGCCGGTGGCGGAGGTGCAGCCGGGCGAATTGGTTGTGTTTGAGACCATCGATGCCTTTGGCAACCAGATTCAGACCGAGAAGGATTTGTTTGAAAGCGCCGACTGGTCGACGGTGAATCCGGCCACCGGGCCTGTGACCGTCAAGGGGGCGCAGCCGGGTGATGTGCTGGTTGTTGATATCCTGGATATAGAGGTTGCCGATACAGGCGTGATGGTTGCTGTTCCTGGTATGGGAGCGCTGGGCCATATCATTCAGGAGTCGGAATCCCGGATACTTAAAATTGAACACGGCTTTGTGCAATTCAACGATGCAATCCGACTGCCGGTGGATCCGATGATTGGTGTTATCGGGACAGCACCAGCTGACGAACCGGTCCCCACCGGCACCCCCGGGCATCACGGCGGCAATATGGACACCAAGGAGATCAAAAAAGGCGCCCGGCTCTATTTGCCTGTGTTTAAAGAAGGCGCGCTGCTGGCTATGGGTGATTTCCATGCAGTGATGGGTGACGGCGAAGTCGTGATCTGCGGTGTAGAAGTTGCTGGCCGGGCGACTGTTCGCATTGACCTGGTAAAAGCAGTCGACTTAGCGACTCCGATTGTGGAGTCCAAAGACCATTGGTTTATTATTGGCACCGGAGCGGACCTGGACGCGGCTGCGCGTTACACCCTGGACCAGACCTATAAATTTCTCAATGATAGGCTGCCGCTCACTAAGAATGAAATCTGTATGTTGATGAGTGTGATTGGCGACTTGCAAATCAGCCAGATAGTTGATCCCCAGATTACCTGCCGTATGGCAATCGCTAAAGTGCACTTGGCCCGATATGGATTAAGATTCTAGTTAGTGCTAACTGGAACTGAAAGACCTTCTTTCCCTCAAACAGAGTTTGGGGGATTTTTTTGTACTTAAAAAGGGTTGTACAAATTTCCCCTTGCAAAGAGTCATTATTGAGCATTTTTTGCATAGGGATTGAATAGGCATTTAGCGCACCGAAATAAATCACTATTTTCGGGAGAAAGGATGATTGCAGCGTGAACAACAAAAAGTTGGTGATGATTCCAGGACCGACTCCGGTTGTAAGGTCAATTCAGGATCAAATGGGCCGCGAAACCACTGCTTTTGGCGACCCCAGCTTCGTCAAGGACTTTAAGGAGCTACTGGTCGACCTCAAGGGGCTGTGGCAGACAGTAGGGGAAGTATTTGTTGTTGCCGGGACCGGCACTATGGCAATGGAAAT encodes:
- a CDS encoding acetamidase, giving the protein MSGNQVIYALGEDKAPVAEVQPGELVVFETIDAFGNQIQTEKDLFESADWSTVNPATGPVTVKGAQPGDVLVVDILDIEVADTGVMVAVPGMGALGHIIQESESRILKIEHGFVQFNDAIRLPVDPMIGVIGTAPADEPVPTGTPGHHGGNMDTKEIKKGARLYLPVFKEGALLAMGDFHAVMGDGEVVICGVEVAGRATVRIDLVKAVDLATPIVESKDHWFIIGTGADLDAAARYTLDQTYKFLNDRLPLTKNEICMLMSVIGDLQISQIVDPQITCRMAIAKVHLARYGLRF
- the pepF gene encoding oligoendopeptidase F; the encoded protein is MMNLQKRLTRAEVPEHLTWNLKDLFPDKDAWEQELAAVPEAISSVTRFKGRLGDGASELLACLEAAEKLQVRFFRVMGYAYLLQAGDGTDSDNQVAMGKAAAMGARLQAETSFIRSEALALPEGTLEQYLQAEPGLKDFERMLEQMIEQKPYTLHPETEKALASLSEVLDSPSLIYNRSKAADMSFEPILDGEGNSHEMSFAVYEEVFEKSPDPVLRRNAWKSFSEGLKKYQNTYGATWGTEVNKKVVLAKLRGYKSATEMMLHGQEVSLEAYNNLHDIILKELAPHMRRYAKLRKEVLGLDKLYYCDIEAPLDPDFNPPADFDAASELILKGLEVLGTEYTDIMAQGLKNRWIDLADNVGKSTGAFCMSVPEAHPYILVTWKDSMRNVLILAHELGHAGHGELSLRYQRPSNARGSLFFVEAPSIINELLVGNYIASQSDDPRMRRWLNMQFLMTYHHNYVRHLIEGELQRRIYVLAEQGQPITANILSKVQGEILDEFWGGEVEIDEGARLTWMRQPHYYMGLYPYSYSAGLTIGTAVAKAIREEGQPVVDKWLDVLKAGGTKPPVELAKMAGVDMTKPDAIRTAVAYVGSLVDEVVASFKSE
- a CDS encoding efflux RND transporter permease subunit, which gives rise to MFSSFSVKKPYTVVVAVVIVLILGVVSLMNMTTDLLPSMNLPYAVVVTSYGGASPEEVESVVTSSVEQSMASLANIRNISSISRENMSMVILEFSANVNMDSVFVEMRESLDMIMTYMPDEVGTPMMLKLNPDMLPVMVMSVAMEGQEISESSQFISDNILHEFESIEGVASVSASGLVDNSIHVIINEEKIEELNAELALMLQTFGLDQEFPEIAIDRDMVAGILQGQNFSMPAGYITEDGVDYLVRTGEKIGDVDELKELVVMPLPIPGVDPVKIEDVADVVVTDTSGTMYSRLNGNAAVTLTIQKQAEYSTADVASRIRERMDSVEERHEGVELVALMDQGVYVDMVVGSITTNLLIGGALAVLILLLFLRDIRPTIVVAFAIPISLVTALVLMYFSGVTLNIISMGGLALGVGMLVDNSIVVIENIYRMRGEGKSAKEAAVKGAKEVSGAIAASTLTTVSVFVPILFTQGFTRQIFADMGLTIAFSLLASLLVALSLVPMIASHIITKEVKREEKKLDAVKAWYTKVLEFSLRRKWIVLATVVILFVGSIVGAFSMGTEFFPASDTGQLMVDIRMPEGSEFDETVAVADEVAAIIGDIDYVDHVGASLGGAGGMMGMGFGGGGGSTERVSIYVLVDEENINRTSDIVREIREQTEHITAEVSVGDSGADMSAMMGSGVSISVSGRDFETLEAVAHDIAEIVASVEGTTEVSDGIDRSEPEIRVIVDKEKSIQHGLTVAQVFMELSGLLQEDGVDTTISVGNIDYDVRVKDSAEEQSLTREDIENLVISTPQGEAVALSEIASVESGVGYRAINRENQQRTLTVTADLEEGYNIGLVSREISDNLDDYNVPDGYRVRIGGEQEMINDTFRDLFLMLAMGVAFIYLIMVAQFQSLLSPFIVMFTIPLAFTGGFLALIVTGSPVSVVAFIGLIILTGVVVNNGIVFVDYINILRESGLPKKEAIVRAGNVRLRPIVMTALTTIIALSTMSVGMGTGTEMIQPMAVTAIGGLIYATFLTLILIPVLYDIMNRKEIIVQEEMS
- a CDS encoding TetR/AcrR family transcriptional regulator, with the protein product MSKDKKTLIYEAALSLVYENYDMSRIKVADIAERASIGKGTVYEYFDSKEQVIGEALIYMFEKGVEEFQFDENVGFKETYLGFLRNISSMINRNMFEFMTLNKQDLDSHATIKAIIVELIEQVRQRYIEIFEQLVDKSVQERIVKEKPSRFDWEIAVLSSMNCIFLYKQYGGKFYQLNNEEVLEKGYNTYVKLLN